In the genome of Taurinivorans muris, one region contains:
- a CDS encoding DegT/DnrJ/EryC1/StrS family aminotransferase yields MKKSINELAFFGGTPLFDILLPVGQINIPEYERFEALMNDVFDRKYYANHGKLTLEFEDKFSELSGMKNSIAVTNGTVAISIAAKALNLPVKSKVIVPSFTFIGTVQALTWAGLEPVFADIDPETHTITYETVAPLLKNKNISAILGVHLWGNPCDVERLDKIEQQYGIPVFYDAAHAVGSAYKNKSLASFGHCATFSLHATKVLQAAEGGVICTDDDELAEHIRNIRTYGRTKKVNDSMVFNARFSELQAAMALLSIEKFPEYVSNNKHRYLLYKERLKDVPGVSVIQYDDSMQGNYQYVVFRLNEEKFGISRDLLVEILSNENIIARKYFIPAAHKSVPYINMECSKVKLPNTELLTQEVFQLPSGQIVTDEHIERICELISFIQQNADAIKENLKR; encoded by the coding sequence TTTCGATAGAAAATATTATGCCAACCACGGTAAATTAACCCTTGAATTTGAAGATAAATTTTCAGAGCTTTCCGGAATGAAAAACAGCATTGCCGTTACGAACGGAACCGTTGCAATCAGCATTGCGGCGAAGGCGCTGAATTTGCCTGTGAAAAGCAAAGTGATTGTCCCTTCTTTTACCTTTATCGGCACGGTTCAAGCTTTGACTTGGGCTGGCTTGGAACCTGTTTTTGCGGATATTGATCCTGAAACCCATACCATAACCTATGAAACGGTCGCTCCTCTTTTAAAAAATAAAAATATCAGCGCAATCCTAGGTGTGCATCTTTGGGGAAATCCTTGCGATGTCGAACGGTTGGATAAAATTGAACAACAATACGGCATTCCTGTTTTTTATGATGCCGCCCATGCTGTCGGTTCAGCATATAAAAATAAAAGCTTGGCGTCATTCGGGCATTGTGCGACATTTTCATTGCATGCGACAAAAGTTTTGCAGGCTGCCGAGGGCGGAGTTATTTGCACGGATGATGATGAATTGGCTGAACATATCAGAAATATCAGAACATACGGAAGAACTAAAAAAGTAAACGATTCTATGGTGTTCAATGCTCGCTTTTCCGAACTTCAGGCTGCCATGGCTTTGCTCAGCATAGAAAAATTTCCTGAATACGTAAGCAATAACAAGCATAGGTATTTATTATACAAAGAGAGATTGAAAGATGTTCCCGGGGTATCCGTTATTCAATATGACGACAGCATGCAGGGCAACTATCAATATGTCGTTTTTCGGCTCAATGAAGAAAAATTCGGCATTTCTCGGGATTTACTGGTTGAAATTTTGAGCAATGAAAACATTATCGCCCGTAAATATTTCATTCCCGCAGCGCATAAAAGTGTTCCTTATATCAATATGGAATGTTCCAAGGTGAAACTTCCCAATACGGAACTTTTGACACAGGAAGTTTTTCAGCTTCCTTCAGGGCAAATTGTCACGGACGAACATATTGAGCGAATTTGCGAACTTATTTCGTTCATTCAGCAAAATGCAGATGCTATTAAGGAAAATTTAAAGAGGTAG
- a CDS encoding glycosyltransferase, protein MQPKVIICCPTYNQEKYIEQALQGLIMQKTNFPFVVHVHDDCSTDDTKNIILKYQKLYPEIIIPKFHEYNCFSKGGEFLQEQLHSDITSEYFGFCDGDDYWTDEQKLQKQVDFLDNNPDFSICFNPVEVKYEDDESKNSVYPEPGFYKNKTEFTLEDLLEQNFIATSSALYRWRKDFNDVFAFGIFPGDWFKHLLHAEKGKVKLIPEVMGIYRKYAGSVWSGAGENDSFYLKNGIKFINFYQTAAKRWNHDYSPQIKWEMKRILLAFLSSGQYDQVSRLAELDKGIFDSIIDDLRNIDNLYNGYCESKERQHKIMDDMLKLEINHSEDMRKLEREIAKKRKKTVQIRYLLALSFSLVCFIFYLYFAK, encoded by the coding sequence ATGCAGCCAAAAGTAATTATCTGTTGTCCGACATACAACCAAGAAAAATATATTGAGCAGGCATTGCAAGGTCTTATCATGCAAAAGACCAACTTCCCTTTTGTGGTGCATGTGCATGATGACTGTTCCACAGATGATACGAAAAATATTATTTTAAAATATCAAAAATTGTATCCTGAAATTATTATTCCTAAATTTCATGAGTATAATTGTTTTTCAAAAGGTGGCGAATTTTTACAAGAGCAATTGCATTCCGATATAACAAGCGAATATTTCGGTTTTTGTGATGGTGATGATTATTGGACTGATGAACAGAAACTGCAAAAGCAAGTTGATTTTTTGGACAATAATCCTGATTTTTCCATTTGCTTCAATCCGGTGGAAGTGAAATATGAAGATGATGAAAGCAAAAATTCTGTTTATCCCGAACCGGGATTTTATAAAAACAAGACTGAATTCACCCTTGAAGATTTATTGGAACAAAATTTTATCGCTACAAGTTCCGCTTTGTACCGTTGGAGAAAAGATTTCAATGACGTTTTCGCTTTTGGGATTTTTCCGGGAGATTGGTTTAAACATCTTTTGCATGCTGAAAAAGGAAAGGTTAAACTTATTCCGGAAGTTATGGGCATATATAGAAAGTATGCTGGCAGCGTATGGAGCGGAGCAGGAGAAAACGACAGTTTTTATTTAAAAAACGGAATCAAGTTCATTAATTTTTATCAAACTGCCGCTAAAAGATGGAATCATGATTATTCCCCGCAAATCAAATGGGAAATGAAAAGAATATTGCTCGCTTTTTTGTCGTCCGGTCAATATGATCAAGTTTCTCGGCTCGCAGAATTGGACAAAGGGATATTTGATTCCATAATCGATGATTTACGTAATATTGACAATCTTTATAACGGATATTGCGAGTCAAAGGAACGGCAGCATAAAATAATGGACGATATGCTCAAATTGGAAATTAACCACTCAGAAGACATGCGAAAATTAGAAAGAGAAATTGCAAAAAAACGGAAAAAAACAGTTCAGATCCGGTATCTTTTGGCGTTATCTTTCTCTCTTGTCTGTTTTATTTTTTATTTGTATTTTGCTAAATAG
- a CDS encoding ABC transporter ATP-binding protein translates to MLLSIIKKNNFVQNYLKMWPFVKPIWFISLLSLVIGVPIGSLDATIALFLKPYTDLVIVSNNAQAPWYLPFLIVGFTIIQGVLLYLSAFLTAYAGGKLNLNVKEALYNKLLSLDPKYYDEQNSGRILMRFSSDADLACSGLLSNLKNLVTRVCSTLSLLCVLIYTSWQLSIIAIIILAITVAPLTTVRRLLKKIIAKNTDVISTINTKYNETYSGNRTILAYNLQDTQRNSFIMNLNEIFKLSVKMVKRTAWISPFMHFSVSIGISLTIAYGSWLIVQGTITAGDFVSFLAALLMMYTPLKAMGNTIVNIQQGFLAIERIYDILDIEPDIQNSPEALKITNFDHAIKFQNVNFSYREGIPVLHDFSLEIKKNESIALVGNSGGGKSTIVSLLPRFYDIQSGAITIDGNNIKNIEIEALRSQITIVFQDNFLFNGTIRDNILLGKANATEEEIRQAIKAAYLDEFIAELENGLDTPIGERGNLLSGGQKQRVAIARAFLRNSPILILDEATSALDNKSEAIVQKAIENLMANKTVIIIAHRLSTIKNVDKIAFIQEGSLAEFGTHNELMNIKNGHYKTLYNLQFKSNTASAYDEE, encoded by the coding sequence TTGCTGTTATCAATCATAAAGAAAAATAATTTTGTCCAAAACTACCTCAAGATGTGGCCGTTTGTAAAACCGATTTGGTTTATTTCACTGCTTTCCCTTGTTATCGGAGTGCCCATCGGTTCCCTTGACGCCACTATCGCACTATTTTTGAAGCCTTATACGGATTTGGTGATTGTAAGCAACAATGCCCAAGCTCCTTGGTATTTGCCTTTTTTAATCGTAGGCTTCACCATTATCCAAGGAGTGCTTCTCTATCTGTCCGCCTTTTTAACCGCTTATGCCGGCGGAAAATTAAATTTAAACGTTAAAGAAGCGTTATACAACAAATTGCTGTCACTTGACCCCAAATATTATGATGAACAAAATTCCGGAAGAATATTGATGCGGTTTTCCTCCGATGCGGATCTCGCCTGTTCCGGTTTGTTAAGCAATTTAAAAAACCTAGTGACAAGGGTCTGCTCCACCTTATCCCTTCTTTGCGTGTTGATTTACACCTCATGGCAGCTTTCCATCATCGCCATTATCATTTTGGCGATAACCGTCGCCCCCCTTACCACGGTGCGAAGACTGCTCAAAAAAATCATTGCAAAAAATACCGATGTCATATCAACAATAAACACTAAATATAACGAAACCTATTCCGGAAACAGAACCATTTTAGCCTATAATCTTCAAGATACGCAGCGAAATTCATTTATAATGAATTTAAATGAAATTTTTAAACTTTCCGTCAAAATGGTTAAAAGAACCGCATGGATTTCACCTTTCATGCATTTTTCCGTATCAATCGGCATCAGTCTGACAATAGCGTATGGAAGCTGGCTCATTGTGCAGGGAACAATCACAGCCGGAGATTTCGTTTCCTTTCTAGCCGCTCTTCTAATGATGTACACCCCTTTGAAAGCGATGGGAAACACCATTGTCAACATTCAGCAAGGATTTTTAGCCATTGAACGTATTTATGACATTTTAGACATAGAACCGGACATACAAAACAGCCCTGAAGCTCTTAAAATCACCAATTTCGACCATGCAATCAAATTTCAAAACGTCAATTTTTCTTATAGGGAGGGGATACCCGTTCTGCATGATTTCTCCCTTGAGATAAAAAAGAATGAATCCATCGCCCTTGTCGGAAACTCCGGAGGCGGAAAAAGCACCATTGTTTCCCTTTTGCCGCGTTTTTACGATATTCAATCAGGCGCTATCACCATTGACGGCAACAATATAAAAAATATCGAGATTGAAGCGCTGCGTTCACAAATCACCATTGTGTTTCAAGATAATTTTCTCTTTAATGGCACAATCCGCGATAATATTTTACTGGGCAAAGCAAATGCGACAGAAGAAGAAATCCGACAAGCCATAAAAGCGGCATATTTGGATGAATTTATCGCAGAACTTGAAAACGGACTTGACACTCCGATTGGCGAAAGGGGCAATCTTCTTTCCGGAGGACAAAAACAACGGGTGGCGATAGCCCGCGCATTTTTGCGCAATTCCCCCATTCTTATTTTGGATGAAGCGACTTCCGCCTTGGATAATAAATCAGAAGCCATTGTGCAAAAAGCCATTGAAAACCTTATGGCGAATAAGACTGTCATTATTATCGCCCACAGGCTTTCAACAATCAAAAATGTTGACAAAATCGCTTTTATTCAGGAAGGCAGCCTTGCCGAATTTGGTACCCATAACGAACTTATGAATATTAAAAACGGGCATTATAAAACATTATACAATCTGCAATTTAAAAGCAATACAGCAAGCGCTTATGATGAAGAATAA